Within the Maniola hyperantus chromosome 7, iAphHyp1.2, whole genome shotgun sequence genome, the region CGCAAAGCATGCAGAGTGTTGACTTTTACGCTTCATCAGAAGAAGGTGGTTTCGAAGAGGGTGGCGGAAAACCCGGCGCTAAGATTAACGAATTCCAAGCCGCTTGGAATGTCACCAATGCTATTcaggtacctactaacatttTATGTAACTTTCAGAATTATTATTGACCCAACGAAGCGAGATCTCTGAGTCTACAAAATGCGCTtttgttcgtccgtccgtccatctgtcaaagcctcataatttctaaacaaaACGAGAAAAACGCAGATTTTTTCTGCaacattattacaatttactttaaatttttgtaaaactttagTGTAAGTATTGATAGACGGCGCAGTGCTATCATTGGAAAATCGAAATAGGTCCGAAATAAGGATGCAAGGGTTTAGCTCGGCTGAACCACTAGTTTTAACTTAAACAAGATGTAactaaatcatatttttttacaggGTATGTTCGTAGTATCGTTGCCTTTTGCTGTTCTGCAAGGAGGATACTGGGCAATAGCTGCCATGATTGGAATTGCCCATATATGTTGTTACACTGGCAAGATTCTTGTTGAATGTCTCTACGAAGACGACCCAGTATCGGGACAACGCGTTCGAGTTCGGGATTCTTACGTAAGCATTGCGAAAGAGTGTTTTGGACGTAAATATGGTGCTAGAATTGTTAACATCGCACAAATTATTGAACTACTCATGACTTGTATTCTCTACGTTGTCGTGTGTGGCGATCTCATGATCGGTACTTTTCCTGATGGCTCAATTGATACCCGATCTTGGATGATGCTAACTGGAATATTCTTGTTGCCGCTTGCTTTTTTAAAGTCTCTTACAAGCGTGAGCATGTTGTCTTTTTGGTGCACAATGAGCCACTTGATCATTAATGCAATAGTTCTCGGCTATTGCATTCTTTATATCGGCGACTGGGGTTGGTCGAAAGTTAAATGGTCATTAGATTTCGAAAATTTCCCAATCAGTTTAGGTGTGATTGTGTTTTCATACACATCACAAATATTTTTGCCTACTTTGGAGGGAAACATGGAAGACCGTTCAAGATTTGAATGGATGTTAAACTGGTCACATATAGCCGCAGCTGCGTTTAAATCTATATTTGGCTATTTGTGTTTTTTGACCTTTCAGAATGATACTCAACAAGTGATAACGAACAACCTCCGTTCAGCAGGTTTTAAAGGATTAGTAAACTTCTTTCTAGTAGTAAAGGCAGTACTAAGCTATCCTTTGCCATATTATGCTGCTTGTGATCTTTTAGAAAGAGTATTATTCAGAGGTAAACCAAAAACAATTTTTCCGCCTATTTACGCTTTAGATGGAGAACTAAAAGTTTGGGGTCTGGCTTGGAGACTCGGTGTTATCATGTTCACAATTCTAATGGCAATTTTTATTCCGCATTTCGCAATACTCATGGGCTTTATTGGCAGCTTCACTGGTACCATGTTGAGTTTTATATGGCCAGCTTATTTCCATATCAAATTGAAAGGCAATCAACTGGAAAGCACAACAATCGCTtatgactattttattattggGCTGGGAGTGCTCTTTGCTATTATTGGGATGTACGATGCTGGCTCGGCTCTTGTCAAAGCGTTTAAGATAGGTTTGCCGTTCTAATCAAAAGTAGTATTTAGATGATTGTTGAACTATTTTTAGATTTACGCGTTTTACTTcatgtattaaaatttaaaattccgcaCAGTTGCGATAGGTCTAAAACGTTACGAACGCCAAATAACATCTAGTCTGTTGTGATTGAAATGAATGTAACTTAGAAACTCGTTTAGAACTAAGAAAAGATATtaaccttaaaaataaatattacattacgATGTTGAAAATGTCTTCCAAtcatattatatagatttatgTATATACGTAAATTTAGAaggttaaatttatatttacaattaTTTAGAGAAATCAAATGTCTTCCAAAAACAAATAATGTTCGAAATTCTTCGACAACGAAGTCTtccataaaatatattatatataactg harbors:
- the VGAT gene encoding vesicular inhibitory amino acid transporter: MINLGRIKLPPFKNVLDVAMQTVRQQVPDKQGAPPRPPQNVRFANMDMGESCELSTMNETTSPTYQSTNPTNPFLSGDLQAEDSFTSYQNTYPQQDGAPRTQSMQSVDFYASSEEGGFEEGGGKPGAKINEFQAAWNVTNAIQGMFVVSLPFAVLQGGYWAIAAMIGIAHICCYTGKILVECLYEDDPVSGQRVRVRDSYVSIAKECFGRKYGARIVNIAQIIELLMTCILYVVVCGDLMIGTFPDGSIDTRSWMMLTGIFLLPLAFLKSLTSVSMLSFWCTMSHLIINAIVLGYCILYIGDWGWSKVKWSLDFENFPISLGVIVFSYTSQIFLPTLEGNMEDRSRFEWMLNWSHIAAAAFKSIFGYLCFLTFQNDTQQVITNNLRSAGFKGLVNFFLVVKAVLSYPLPYYAACDLLERVLFRGKPKTIFPPIYALDGELKVWGLAWRLGVIMFTILMAIFIPHFAILMGFIGSFTGTMLSFIWPAYFHIKLKGNQLESTTIAYDYFIIGLGVLFAIIGMYDAGSALVKAFKIGLPF